Proteins encoded by one window of Nitrospirota bacterium:
- the cas4 gene encoding CRISPR-associated protein Cas4: MSYTTHKTYAFSEEDLIQLSALQHLVFCERQCALIHIEQLWSENVLTAEGKIMHEKVDTANRESRGKIRIEYGVPMRSLRLGLIGKADVVEFHKRDDRTWRPFPVEYKRGKPKLDDCDKIQLCAQAICLEEMMDVEIPEGALFYGQTRHRYDVKFDSTLRKETEDAAMRLHEFIASGITPSPVYSAKCRKCSLVELCLPKVSKKACNYLARMIEE; encoded by the coding sequence ATGTCTTATACAACTCATAAGACCTATGCTTTTTCAGAAGAAGACTTAATTCAGCTTTCTGCTTTGCAGCATCTTGTCTTCTGCGAGCGGCAGTGCGCGTTGATCCATATTGAGCAGTTGTGGTCTGAAAACGTACTGACTGCTGAAGGAAAGATCATGCATGAGAAAGTTGATACCGCAAATCGTGAATCAAGAGGGAAGATTCGCATTGAGTATGGCGTGCCGATGCGTTCTCTCCGGCTTGGATTAATCGGCAAGGCTGATGTGGTGGAGTTTCACAAAAGAGACGACAGGACATGGCGGCCTTTTCCAGTGGAGTATAAGCGCGGCAAGCCCAAGCTGGATGACTGTGATAAGATCCAGCTTTGCGCTCAGGCGATTTGCCTTGAGGAGATGATGGACGTTGAGATACCGGAGGGTGCTTTATTTTACGGTCAGACGCGCCACAGATATGATGTGAAATTTGACAGCACATTGAGGAAGGAGACGGAGGACGCGGCGATGCGATTACATGAGTTTATTGCATCCGGCATTACTCCTTCGCCTGTTTATTCGGCAAAGTGCAGGAAGTGTTCGCTGGTTGAGCTATGCTTGCCGAAGGTGAGTAAGAAGGCGTGTAATTATTTGGCGAGGATGATCGAAGAATGA
- a CDS encoding four helix bundle protein has product MTNQKNIPQLIPPHGGYRDLQSYKMSEIVYDATVVFCDRFIDRRSRTHDQMVQAARSSKQNIAEGSMASGTSKKTELKLIGVARASLEELLLDYEDFLRQRGLSLWGKEHEQALVVRKLAHSKNRSYMTYKTSIEYSPEMAANTLICLVHQTNYLLDQQLRALEKDFLKEGGFTERLYSARSQARRIKK; this is encoded by the coding sequence ATGACTAACCAGAAAAATATCCCGCAACTCATCCCGCCGCATGGCGGCTACCGCGATCTCCAGTCTTACAAAATGTCGGAGATTGTTTATGACGCCACGGTAGTATTCTGTGACCGCTTCATTGACCGCCGTTCACGCACTCATGACCAGATGGTGCAGGCGGCGAGAAGCAGCAAACAGAACATCGCCGAGGGCAGTATGGCGTCAGGCACATCCAAGAAAACCGAGCTGAAACTAATCGGCGTAGCGAGAGCGAGCCTTGAAGAACTGCTGCTCGATTATGAGGATTTCTTGCGGCAGCGAGGGCTGTCGCTCTGGGGGAAAGAGCATGAGCAAGCGCTTGTTGTGCGCAAGCTCGCGCACAGCAAGAATAGGTCTTATATGACCTATAAGACTTCTATCGAGTATTCGCCGGAAATGGCGGCGAATACTCTTATCTGCCTGGTCCATCAGACAAACTACCTACTGGACCAGCAGTTGAGAGCTTTGGAGAAAGATTTTTTGAAAGAGGGTGGTTTTACGGAGAGGCTTTATTCTGCGCGTTCGCAGGCGCGCAGAATAAAGAAATAG
- the cas7c gene encoding type I-C CRISPR-associated protein Cas7/Csd2, translating to MSEIVKSRYDFVFFFDVKDGNPNGDPDQVNLPRADAEDQHGLVTDVCIKRKVRNYVALKKVKDEDGKTIPEKRYDIFIRQRDINSADSYLNAIIGKAPGNTASEKRTKLCDDYWDIRTFGAVLSTGEKESGEAAEEEGDDAAKGKKQKKDKVRGAGTVRGPVQFTFARSEDRIYQAEHSITRCCVTTEKERDDQLKNDREFASTFGRKATVPYALYRMHGFISAVDAKKTGFSQDDLKLLWESLINAFENDHAAARGEMNPRKLVIFNHNHHLGKELSGRLFERVKVTKNAELPRGKDDYTITVDRNNLTSGIDVQEWPEEKVF from the coding sequence ATGAGCGAGATAGTAAAGAGTCGGTATGATTTTGTTTTTTTCTTTGATGTAAAAGACGGCAATCCCAATGGCGACCCCGATCAGGTCAACTTGCCCAGGGCAGATGCAGAGGATCAGCATGGATTGGTTACAGATGTTTGTATTAAGAGGAAGGTCAGGAATTATGTTGCTTTAAAAAAGGTAAAAGATGAAGATGGGAAAACCATTCCTGAAAAGCGTTATGACATTTTCATCAGACAAAGAGATATCAATAGCGCGGATAGTTATTTAAATGCAATCATCGGAAAGGCCCCAGGCAACACAGCATCTGAGAAGCGTACAAAACTCTGTGATGATTATTGGGATATCAGGACATTTGGCGCGGTGTTAAGCACAGGGGAGAAAGAAAGCGGTGAAGCCGCCGAAGAAGAAGGAGATGATGCAGCTAAAGGTAAGAAACAAAAGAAAGATAAAGTAAGAGGGGCTGGCACTGTCCGGGGTCCCGTGCAATTTACCTTTGCGCGGTCAGAAGATCGCATTTATCAGGCTGAACATTCCATAACGAGGTGTTGCGTTACTACTGAGAAAGAAAGAGATGACCAGCTTAAAAATGACCGTGAATTTGCATCGACCTTCGGAAGAAAAGCTACTGTCCCTTATGCACTTTACCGCATGCATGGATTTATTTCTGCTGTTGATGCAAAAAAGACCGGATTTTCCCAGGATGATCTAAAACTTCTATGGGAGTCTCTTATAAATGCTTTTGAAAATGACCATGCGGCTGCCAGAGGAGAAATGAACCCAAGAAAGCTGGTCATATTTAATCACAACCATCATTTAGGTAAAGAACTGTCAGGCAGACTGTTTGAGCGTGTGAAAGTTACGAAAAATGCAGAACTGCCGAGAGGGAAAGATGATTATACGATTACTGTAGATAGGAACAATCTTACGTCGGGGATTGATGTTCAAGAATGGCCGGAAGAGAAGGTGTTTTAA
- the cas8c gene encoding type I-C CRISPR-associated protein Cas8c/Csd1 yields MIKELSEFGKPVCEQKYGEWNHVALKEEPVSIDLVIDDNGNFCKFVLFEKKMTITETLNSKKGKARLLLDKAEELLCYGANSSKKYQLFLDKLKQYGELADLKPVLSFYGENRKNGIEKAMQEFTIQIPDEKNRKGNIGFRIQTEDIRIHEKHEVRQKMIAEYETIKKDVPKKNCSVCSKSDYPVEDEPHGMIKKVPDGKSSGSALVSYNDTAFESYGLEGNENSAICANCAKTYVEGLNWLLKNDYEAPPKNKKGKGKKEFRYTNRKNFGSDTAMVFWTRKNEKLEEIDYLEEPNSDDVARLIESVASGTERDSRYLEADQFYSCTLSGSAARIAVRDWIETSLFDFRKSIAKWFQDIAIDEYDKDFKKTQTHYARLYELARSCQRKNKDGKNDKDDTSLARVAAHLWNTALKNTSPPLWILTKVLQRARLDGVTAERAALIKLILNRHNKGGDFMITEMIQEGDRPVAYVCGQIFAKLESIQYAALGNVNAGIRERYFTYAMTSPASAFGRLFNLNSKHFTKLKSEKPGLAVTLDKECQALCKDVDIHSFPATFSLEQQGQFAIGYYHQRQLQFSGNKSKENKEEK; encoded by the coding sequence ATGATTAAAGAGTTGAGCGAGTTTGGAAAGCCAGTCTGTGAGCAAAAATATGGAGAATGGAATCATGTTGCACTCAAAGAAGAACCTGTTTCGATTGATCTTGTCATTGATGACAATGGAAATTTTTGCAAATTCGTGCTGTTTGAAAAGAAGATGACGATAACTGAAACTCTAAACTCAAAGAAAGGCAAGGCTCGTTTATTACTGGACAAAGCAGAAGAATTGCTTTGTTATGGAGCTAACTCATCAAAGAAGTATCAGTTGTTTTTGGATAAACTTAAACAGTATGGCGAATTGGCAGACTTGAAACCGGTTCTAAGTTTCTATGGAGAGAATAGAAAGAACGGTATCGAAAAGGCGATGCAAGAATTCACTATACAAATACCTGATGAGAAAAACAGAAAGGGCAATATAGGATTTCGAATTCAAACGGAGGACATTCGCATTCATGAAAAACACGAAGTTAGACAGAAAATGATTGCAGAATATGAAACAATTAAGAAAGATGTCCCCAAGAAGAACTGTTCTGTTTGCAGCAAGAGTGACTATCCGGTTGAAGATGAGCCGCACGGCATGATTAAGAAAGTTCCAGATGGAAAGTCAAGTGGAAGCGCCCTTGTTTCTTATAATGATACGGCATTTGAGTCATATGGGTTAGAGGGTAACGAAAATTCAGCTATATGTGCCAACTGCGCCAAGACTTATGTTGAAGGATTGAACTGGCTTTTAAAAAACGACTACGAAGCTCCTCCAAAAAACAAGAAAGGTAAAGGGAAAAAAGAGTTTCGCTATACAAATCGTAAGAATTTCGGGTCGGACACGGCGATGGTGTTCTGGACTCGAAAGAATGAGAAACTGGAAGAAATAGACTACCTTGAAGAGCCCAATTCTGATGATGTAGCGAGGCTGATTGAATCAGTGGCATCCGGTACAGAAAGAGACAGCCGTTATCTTGAAGCTGACCAGTTTTATTCATGTACGCTTTCAGGCTCTGCGGCGCGTATTGCTGTACGTGACTGGATTGAAACGAGCCTGTTTGATTTTCGAAAATCCATAGCGAAGTGGTTTCAGGATATTGCAATTGACGAATACGACAAGGATTTCAAGAAGACTCAAACACATTATGCCCGGCTGTATGAACTGGCACGAAGCTGTCAGAGGAAAAACAAGGACGGTAAAAACGATAAAGACGATACATCATTGGCAAGAGTGGCTGCTCATTTATGGAACACGGCATTAAAGAATACATCGCCGCCGTTATGGATATTGACAAAGGTTCTTCAGCGCGCACGTTTAGACGGGGTCACTGCTGAACGGGCGGCTTTAATCAAACTCATTTTAAACAGACACAATAAAGGGGGTGATTTTATGATTACAGAAATGATTCAAGAGGGCGATAGGCCGGTGGCCTATGTCTGCGGGCAGATTTTTGCAAAACTGGAGAGTATCCAATATGCTGCTTTAGGGAATGTGAACGCCGGAATCCGGGAGAGGTATTTTACATACGCCATGACCTCGCCCGCATCCGCATTCGGGAGATTATTCAACCTGAATTCAAAGCATTTCACCAAGTTGAAAAGCGAAAAACCCGGGCTTGCTGTTACTTTGGACAAGGAGTGTCAGGCGTTATGTAAAGATGTTGATATTCATAGCTTCCCGGCTACTTTTTCACTGGAGCAACAAGGCCAATTTGCAATCGGATATTATCATCAGAGGCAATTACAATTTAGCGGGAATAAATCAAAAGAAAACAAGGAGGAGAAATAA
- the cas5c gene encoding type I-C CRISPR-associated protein Cas5: MLDDRVVKVKVKGDFACFTRPDLKVERMTYPCMTPSAARGILDSILWKPEFQWYVRRIIVLKPVRFATIKRNEIKFKQNVTPIVVDEVLDSGKPKNRVQRNSVVLREVAYIIEASIYQKQASDRNRPEKYIGRKGVDADNDGMFIRRVKRGQCWRRPYLGVREFSAEFMEPDGIEQPINETIPVGSMLFDIFYNNGKPEPLFFHDVAVRNGVLNCEVPENDKMMQSSHVQPPTDSETSALIYEFNQREEREASL; encoded by the coding sequence ATGCTCGATGATCGAGTTGTAAAGGTCAAAGTAAAGGGCGATTTCGCGTGTTTCACAAGACCGGATTTGAAGGTTGAACGCATGACATATCCATGCATGACGCCATCGGCAGCGAGGGGTATTCTTGATTCTATCTTGTGGAAGCCGGAATTTCAGTGGTATGTCAGGAGAATAATTGTCTTGAAACCTGTTCGATTTGCCACAATCAAGCGCAACGAAATAAAGTTCAAACAGAACGTGACCCCGATCGTTGTTGATGAAGTTCTTGATTCTGGGAAGCCGAAGAACCGAGTTCAACGTAACAGCGTGGTTTTAAGGGAAGTGGCTTACATCATTGAGGCGTCAATTTATCAAAAGCAAGCATCTGATAGAAACAGGCCTGAAAAATATATTGGAAGAAAAGGAGTTGACGCTGATAATGACGGAATGTTTATCCGCCGTGTTAAAAGAGGCCAGTGTTGGCGCAGGCCGTATCTTGGTGTGCGTGAGTTCTCCGCCGAGTTTATGGAGCCGGATGGGATTGAGCAACCGATAAATGAAACAATTCCTGTTGGCAGCATGCTGTTCGACATATTCTATAACAATGGCAAACCGGAACCCTTGTTCTTCCATGATGTAGCTGTACGAAACGGCGTTTTGAACTGCGAAGTTCCTGAAAATGACAAGATGATGCAGTCCAGTCATGTCCAACCGCCCACAGACAGTGAAACCTCTGCCTTGATCTACGAGTTTAATCAGCGGGAAGAAAGAGAGGCGTCATTATGA